From the genome of Acyrthosiphon pisum isolate AL4f unplaced genomic scaffold, pea_aphid_22Mar2018_4r6ur Scaffold_17199;HRSCAF=17868, whole genome shotgun sequence:
CATGACACTGTATTTGTCATGAagaatatgatttaatttaattattatttgtgtaggtTGTTGTTCTGCATTCCCATCATCCAAGGTCAACTACCGTACTATAATGAAGAGTTTAAAAACGAGACAGCCATATTTTTCGAAAATCAAGGCGAATTAAGAATTATAGGTGCACATTGGGAGCTAGTAACCTATGTacctttaattaattatgataatagatATGATCAATTATCAACTGAAATTACTAATATGACCCACCATTGTAAAGATATGTTATCAGAGTATGAAGTATGTTCAAGGTTTGCCCATGTGGTGAAAACCATGTTTATGGAGATAGCGTCACAGAGAGAACAAATGTATGAATCTATAGGTAGATATGTGAACACCGATAGTAAAATATCATCAGTTATTAGAAGTAGGCGAGGGTTGATAAACATTGTGGGAAGTGCTATGAAAACTTTATTTGGGGTATGTGATGATGATTGTACAAAGGAGACCAATAGTAATATTGAGAAAATAGAAACTAGTAACGagaatatgttacatattttaaaaagtcaGACTACTGTAGTGAAATCGGTAGTGCAAGGAATAGGAAGTACATCCActgaaatgaataatttataccttGAATTAGGGAAAAAACAAGCtgatatatacaaaaaattaaatgaagccGCTAACCACACCCACACGATTGAAACAATGATACTTAGCaatagaatacataatatttttacggcGTTATTAACACAATTTTCCTATGAAACTACTACTATCAGTGCAATAATAACAGCCGCTAGGACTGGAATATTACATCCAA
Proteins encoded in this window:
- the LOC107885824 gene encoding uncharacterized protein LOC107885824; translation: LLFCIPIIQGQLPYYNEEFKNETAIFFENQGELRIIGAHWELVTYVPLINYDNRYDQLSTEITNMTHHCKDMLSEYEVCSRFAHVVKTMFMEIASQREQMYESIGRYVNTDSKISSVIRSRRGLINIVGSAMKTLFGVCDDDCTKETNSNIEKIETSNENMLHILKSQTTVVKSVVQGIGSTSTEMNNLYLELGKKQADIYKKLNEAANHTHTIETMILSNRIHNIFTALLTQFSYETTTISAIITAARTGILHPSLVTPRELARQLTQIKLNLPVNLNLPMGIKPNEIYELSKITKMAVYYSGSQIVFLIKIPLITELELTLFKIIPIPHKIDTNHSIILKPEFQYVGITKNRRQFTTFTETQLLSCTETEIFNICPEFQPIQHESVRQPCEVSLFKNPEILPNNCEAGIIVITKNIYHKLKYANTWIYTTNSDTLTITCQGEREPHIVKLQNQGLINLKPECRAYANDIVLNPTREIKSKYY